AAGCCAAAGGGAATCAAGAATAATTCCTTTGGGAAATAAAATGCTAGCTAAGAAAAAAGAATCATTTTTTCTTAGCTAGGCTTTTTAAAAAATGGGATGAAAAGCAAGAAGTAACGAATGAGCCTAGCGTTTTGGGGAACAATACATAGCTCATTGTTAAGGTGGTTAAATAATGAAGGTGTTAAAAGCGTACAAATACAGACTTTACCCTACCTTATCGCAAGAAGTCTTTATCAAAAAAACATTTTCTTGCGTTCGACTAGTGCACAATCTTTTATTACAGGAAAGAATTCAGCTTTTTAAAACATTGAAAGAACAACCTGAACTAAAAGTGAAAATGCCGACACCTGCTCAATTTAAAAAAGAACACCCTTGTTTAAAAGAAGTAGATAGTTTAGCATTATCAAATGCACAAGTTTATTTGGATCGGGCATTCAAAAAATTTCATAGAGAAAAATCAGTGGGGTTTCCAAAATTAAAACAAAAAAAAGATGCTGTTAGTTCGTATACAACAAATAATCAAAACGGCACGATTAAAATTATTGATGAAAAATATCTAAAAGTACCGAAACTAAAATCATTGATAAAAATGAAAATGCACCGTCCAATAATAGGGAAAATAAAGTCAGCAACAATTTCTTTATCGCCCAGCAATAAATATTTTGTTTCGATCTTGTGTGAAGCAGAAATACCTACAGTGGAAAAAACATACTCTGCTATCGGGATCACCTTAGGTACTTCGGAATTCGCTGTATTGTCTAATGGTAGACGTATCGACAATGATAAATTTACAAAAGAATTTGAGCAGCGGATCACTAGAGAAGAACGAAAATTGACACGACGCAAAGAAATTGCTAAAGTAAAAGGAACTGATATCACCCAGCAAAAAAACTATCAGAAGCAAAAACTGAAAGTAGCAAAAATGCGGGAAAAATTAATGAATCAGCGTATTGATTTTTTGAATAAAATCACAACAGAACTAGTTAGAAAATATGATTTGATTTGCATAGAAGATATCCATCAAAATGATTTTTTTAGAAATAGTAAGCTACATCGAGGGGTTTCCGATGTCTCTTGGGCATTATTTGTATCAAAACTAGAATACAAAGTATCTTGGTATAACAAACGATTAATTAAAGTTTCTGCATGCGGGAAATGTTCTGAACATTCAGATAATACACAGCTAAGTCAAATGTTTACTCAGGATATCAATGCTAAAAAAGGACAAAATGATTCAGAGACTGCAGCTAGTATTCAAGTATTAGTTCAAGGATTAAAAAATATACGAACATAAAAAGTAAAGAACTGTAGGGACTACAGGGATAGCCTAGGGCATATAAGATAGATATAGCGTTTATTCGATCATTTATCTTTTTCTAGGAAATTACTAGTTTGACTAGTGATAGTTCACTAATTATTAGTTGATGAAAAATAAAAAATTGCTTCATTTTATCGATTTAAGTAACTAGATGCTTAAAGGATAGAATGAAGTTTTTTGTTTTGTAACCTAAAAAGTATAGTACAAT
The DNA window shown above is from Enterococcus sp. 4G2_DIV0659 and carries:
- a CDS encoding RNA-guided endonuclease TnpB family protein gives rise to the protein MKVLKAYKYRLYPTLSQEVFIKKTFSCVRLVHNLLLQERIQLFKTLKEQPELKVKMPTPAQFKKEHPCLKEVDSLALSNAQVYLDRAFKKFHREKSVGFPKLKQKKDAVSSYTTNNQNGTIKIIDEKYLKVPKLKSLIKMKMHRPIIGKIKSATISLSPSNKYFVSILCEAEIPTVEKTYSAIGITLGTSEFAVLSNGRRIDNDKFTKEFEQRITREERKLTRRKEIAKVKGTDITQQKNYQKQKLKVAKMREKLMNQRIDFLNKITTELVRKYDLICIEDIHQNDFFRNSKLHRGVSDVSWALFVSKLEYKVSWYNKRLIKVSACGKCSEHSDNTQLSQMFTQDINAKKGQNDSETAASIQVLVQGLKNIRT